The proteins below are encoded in one region of Syntrophotalea carbinolica DSM 2380:
- the ileS gene encoding isoleucine--tRNA ligase, with protein sequence MDYKQTLNLPDTQFPMRGNLPKREPEILEKWQSMGLYEKMEEAGRTRPNFTLHDGPPYANGHIHIGHALNKILKDIVLKSRRMKGFYAPYVPGWDCHGLPIELMVDKKLGKKKRDMTKVEIRKECRVYADQWVKIQSEEFERLGVMGEWDRPYLTMTHHYEAVTARELARFVEKGGLFKGKKPIHWCSSCVTALAEAEVEYADHKSPSIYVKFPFDGELPAELNDLAGRKLSFVIWTTTPWTIPANLAVCLNPNLPYAVVETGDELLVMAEGLVSGVMQELGLENYRVLKTFEAPIFERKTCRHPFYDRPSLLILGDHVTLEAGTGCVHTAPGHGQDDYVVGLAYGLDVYNPVDNYGRYYEDVEFFGGMKINQANGAVNAKLTEVGALLKESEVSHSYPHCWRCKKPIIFRATEQWFISMEANGLREKALGHINDVNWVPRWGRDRIYNMVENRPDWCISRQRSWGVPITIFYCAKCGEALEDSKVMDYVADLFEEGGSDLWFDKPAKELMPAGTTCPGCGHDEFTKETDILDVWFDSGVSHAAVLDNRDYLSWPADLYLEGSDQHRGWFHSSLLASVGTRELTPYKSVLTHGFVVDGKGKKMSKSVGNVVAPEEVIKKYGAEILRLWVAAQDYRDDIRISNEILQRLSDAYRRIRNTARYILGNLSGFDPSRDMVADDQLLELDRWALAKLEDLAGRVEKAYEDYEFHIIYHAVHNFCSVEMSSFYLDVLKDRLYVSGTDSIARRSAQTAMYRILDCITRLIAPVLSFTAEEIWAFMPGERSESVHLGEFVQFPTSFRDAALEERYDNLLEIRSDVSKALELARNEKVIGHSLDARVLLSAPAGATLELLEKYRDQLASLFIVSQVELVDDLADGLTGENLPDLKVKVEKALGEKCERCWNYATSVGDSAEHPALCHRCVAVLTDR encoded by the coding sequence ATGGACTACAAACAGACCCTGAATCTGCCAGATACCCAGTTTCCCATGCGTGGCAACTTGCCTAAGCGGGAACCTGAGATCCTCGAAAAATGGCAGTCCATGGGGCTTTATGAAAAGATGGAGGAGGCCGGTCGCACCCGGCCCAATTTCACTCTGCATGATGGCCCCCCTTATGCCAACGGCCACATTCACATCGGCCATGCCCTGAATAAAATTCTCAAGGATATTGTCCTTAAAAGCCGTCGCATGAAGGGGTTCTACGCTCCTTATGTACCGGGCTGGGACTGCCACGGTCTGCCCATCGAGTTGATGGTGGATAAAAAACTCGGCAAAAAAAAACGGGACATGACCAAGGTCGAAATCCGCAAGGAATGCCGTGTTTATGCCGACCAGTGGGTCAAGATCCAGAGTGAGGAGTTCGAACGTCTGGGCGTTATGGGGGAGTGGGATCGTCCCTACCTGACCATGACTCACCACTACGAAGCGGTGACGGCCCGCGAATTGGCGCGCTTTGTGGAAAAAGGCGGTCTGTTTAAAGGTAAAAAACCGATTCACTGGTGCTCCTCCTGCGTTACCGCCCTGGCGGAAGCGGAGGTGGAATACGCCGATCATAAGTCGCCGTCTATCTACGTTAAATTCCCCTTTGACGGGGAACTGCCTGCGGAGTTGAACGATCTTGCCGGGCGTAAATTATCGTTTGTCATCTGGACCACGACTCCCTGGACCATTCCCGCCAATCTCGCAGTATGCCTGAATCCGAACCTGCCGTATGCCGTCGTCGAAACCGGTGACGAACTGCTGGTTATGGCCGAAGGGCTGGTTTCCGGTGTCATGCAGGAGCTGGGGCTGGAAAACTACCGGGTACTGAAAACCTTCGAAGCGCCGATATTCGAGCGCAAGACCTGCCGCCACCCGTTTTACGATCGGCCGTCGCTGCTTATTCTGGGTGACCATGTCACGCTGGAAGCCGGTACCGGTTGTGTTCACACCGCGCCTGGCCATGGCCAGGATGACTATGTGGTCGGGCTGGCTTATGGCCTGGATGTTTACAATCCGGTCGACAATTACGGTCGCTACTACGAGGACGTCGAATTCTTCGGCGGTATGAAAATCAACCAGGCCAACGGCGCGGTGAACGCCAAGCTGACCGAGGTGGGCGCATTGCTCAAAGAATCCGAGGTCAGTCACAGCTACCCGCATTGCTGGCGCTGTAAAAAGCCCATAATTTTCCGTGCCACCGAGCAATGGTTTATCTCCATGGAGGCCAACGGGCTGCGGGAAAAAGCCCTGGGGCACATCAATGACGTGAACTGGGTTCCGCGTTGGGGCCGCGATCGTATTTACAATATGGTTGAAAACCGCCCCGACTGGTGTATCAGCCGCCAGCGTAGCTGGGGGGTCCCTATCACCATCTTCTATTGCGCCAAATGCGGCGAAGCCCTGGAAGACAGCAAGGTGATGGACTACGTGGCTGACCTGTTCGAGGAAGGCGGCAGCGACCTTTGGTTCGACAAACCGGCGAAGGAGTTGATGCCGGCCGGCACGACCTGCCCCGGCTGCGGTCACGACGAGTTTACCAAGGAGACCGATATTCTCGACGTCTGGTTCGATTCCGGCGTGTCCCATGCCGCCGTACTCGATAACCGTGATTATCTCAGCTGGCCTGCCGATCTGTATCTGGAAGGCAGCGATCAGCACCGGGGCTGGTTTCATTCCAGTCTGCTCGCTTCGGTGGGAACCCGCGAACTCACGCCCTATAAGTCGGTGCTGACGCATGGCTTTGTGGTCGACGGCAAGGGCAAAAAGATGTCCAAGTCGGTGGGCAACGTGGTCGCGCCGGAGGAAGTGATCAAGAAGTACGGTGCGGAAATCCTGCGTTTGTGGGTAGCGGCCCAGGACTATCGGGATGATATTCGTATCAGCAACGAAATCCTGCAGCGGCTTTCCGACGCTTATCGTCGTATCCGCAATACCGCCCGTTATATCCTCGGCAACCTGAGCGGTTTCGACCCGTCACGGGATATGGTGGCCGACGATCAGTTGCTGGAACTCGACCGCTGGGCCCTGGCCAAGCTCGAGGACCTGGCCGGACGGGTGGAGAAGGCTTACGAAGATTACGAGTTCCATATCATTTATCACGCGGTGCATAATTTCTGCAGTGTCGAAATGAGTTCGTTTTATCTCGATGTGCTTAAAGACCGTCTTTACGTTTCCGGAACCGACAGTATCGCACGTCGCAGTGCGCAGACGGCCATGTACCGGATTCTGGATTGTATCACGCGCCTGATCGCACCGGTGCTGTCCTTCACCGCTGAGGAAATCTGGGCGTTTATGCCCGGTGAGCGTTCGGAAAGTGTGCATCTGGGAGAATTTGTTCAATTCCCCACCAGTTTCCGCGATGCCGCACTGGAAGAGCGTTACGATAACCTGCTCGAAATTCGCTCCGATGTCTCCAAGGCTCTGGAGCTGGCGCGTAATGAAAAGGTTATCGGACACTCTCTCGATGCCCGGGTACTGCTGAGCGCGCCGGCCGGAGCGACCCTGGAATTGCTGGAAAAATACCGGGATCAGCTGGCCTCGTTATTCATTGTTTCCCAGGTTGAACTGGTCGATGATCTGGCGGATGGTCTGACGGGCGAAAACCTTCCCGATCTCAAGGTCAAGGTGGAGAAAGCCCTGGGCGAGAAGTGCGAGCGATGCTGGAACTATGCAACCTCCGTCGGTGACAGCGCCGAACATCCGGCCTTGTGTCATCGTTGCGTTGCGGTACTTACCGATCGATGA
- a CDS encoding sensor domain-containing diguanylate cyclase, with translation MRRLTLKTKFIVSLSTILLLGFVLTNLNNYRVSIRSVRKNIVEHALPLTRDNIYSEIQSDLMRPIFISSLMANDTFLKDWALGGEQDVDKITRYLQEIEEKYGFFSTFFVSEKTGFYYHFNGILKKISPADPHDVWYPEFKALNKSYDLVVDTNEAAENGLTIFINHRLNDYQGNLLGVTGVGLNMEMVANLLKSYRQRYGRDIYLVDQNGLIKVHKDQTLVDRENISDQEGLKEIARQALVVKPEPDCFDFWRDGRHILLTSRYIPEFEWFLFVEQDETQAIAGIRRNFYESLIFDLLIIVVVLGITIYTVNRFQNTLEEMATTDKLTGAWNRREFDRCFDMACYLSKRQGRPFSVVLFDVDDFKTINDELGHMAGDQVLKEVVRLADEHIRQDDLVVRWGGDEFVLLVHNDLAHARQVAERLREEICNRDLLNGVSGSCDEVAVTISCGVVMYDEGETLDHLMMRADAALYESKKQGKNQTVTLPAVSVKPAPSAI, from the coding sequence ATGCGGCGGCTTACCCTCAAGACAAAATTTATAGTTTCTTTAAGTACCATTCTGCTTTTAGGGTTTGTCCTGACCAATCTCAATAATTACCGGGTGTCGATCCGCTCGGTGCGTAAAAACATCGTCGAGCATGCGCTGCCACTGACCCGTGACAATATCTATTCCGAGATTCAATCCGATCTGATGCGCCCCATCTTTATCTCCTCGTTGATGGCCAACGACACCTTTCTCAAGGATTGGGCTCTTGGCGGTGAGCAGGATGTCGATAAAATCACCCGCTATCTGCAGGAGATCGAGGAGAAGTACGGATTTTTTTCCACCTTTTTTGTTTCGGAAAAGACCGGTTTCTACTATCACTTCAACGGCATCCTCAAAAAAATAAGTCCAGCAGACCCTCACGACGTGTGGTATCCCGAATTCAAGGCTTTGAATAAGTCTTACGATCTGGTGGTCGATACCAACGAGGCGGCCGAAAATGGTCTGACCATTTTTATCAATCACCGCCTCAACGATTATCAGGGCAATCTGCTTGGCGTGACCGGCGTGGGATTGAACATGGAGATGGTGGCCAATCTTCTCAAATCCTACCGGCAGCGCTATGGGCGGGATATCTACCTGGTGGATCAAAACGGCCTTATCAAGGTGCATAAGGACCAGACCCTGGTGGACCGGGAAAATATTTCGGACCAGGAAGGACTCAAAGAGATCGCGCGGCAGGCCCTGGTGGTCAAGCCGGAACCCGACTGTTTTGATTTCTGGCGCGATGGGCGGCACATTCTTCTGACCTCCCGTTATATTCCCGAATTTGAATGGTTTTTGTTCGTTGAGCAGGATGAAACGCAGGCCATCGCCGGAATCCGTCGCAATTTTTACGAAAGCCTTATTTTCGACCTTCTTATCATCGTTGTCGTTCTTGGCATCACCATCTATACCGTCAACCGCTTCCAGAACACGCTCGAGGAGATGGCCACCACCGACAAATTGACAGGGGCCTGGAACCGGAGGGAGTTCGATCGATGCTTCGACATGGCCTGTTACCTCAGCAAACGGCAGGGGCGGCCGTTTTCCGTGGTTTTGTTCGATGTTGATGATTTCAAAACCATCAACGATGAACTTGGGCATATGGCCGGGGACCAGGTTCTTAAAGAGGTTGTCCGGCTTGCCGATGAGCACATCCGTCAGGATGATCTGGTGGTGCGTTGGGGGGGCGACGAGTTTGTGCTGCTGGTTCACAATGACTTGGCCCATGCCCGGCAGGTGGCTGAACGGTTGCGGGAGGAAATTTGCAACCGGGACCTGTTAAACGGAGTTTCCGGCAGCTGCGACGAGGTTGCGGTCACCATCAGTTGCGGTGTCGTGATGTATGACGAGGGTGAGACGCTGGATCATCTCATGATGCGGGCCGATGCCGCCCTGTACGAGTCCAAAAAACAGGGGAAGAATCAGACCGTGACCCTGCCGGCGGTTTCTGTGAAACCGGCCCCCAGTGCTATTTAG
- a CDS encoding plasmid mobilization protein, which translates to MGKSVENPKKNIISCRVNDREMQALQDLAKKAGTNISDLMRQSILSMAQGHT; encoded by the coding sequence ATGGGTAAAAGCGTAGAGAATCCGAAAAAGAACATCATTTCCTGTCGCGTCAACGACCGGGAAATGCAGGCTCTGCAGGATCTGGCTAAAAAGGCCGGCACCAACATTTCTGATCTGATGCGCCAGAGTATTTTGTCCATGGCGCAGGGTCATACCTGA
- a CDS encoding aconitate hydratase produces MPSNVTRKVLENHLVEGRLLPGEEIAVRIDHTLLQDATGTMAMLEFEALGLEKVRTQLAAQYVDHNLLQTDFKNADDHRYLQTACARYGIHFSRPGNGISHQVHLENFGRPGLTMLGADSHTPAAAGLSMLAMGAGGLDVALAMAGRAYYLPCPEVLGVKLVGKLPDWVSAKDIILEMLRRYDVKGCLGKVVEYYGPGVATLSVEDRAVIGNMGTELGATSSIFPSDDQTRAYLQSQARGDVWVELQADPGSTYDAYDEIDLSTLEPLIACPSSPGKVVTVREVAGIPVDQVIVGSSANSGLKDLLRVVRIVDGRHSAAHTDFHINPGSRQVLENVAEADGILPLMLAGAKIHQSGCLGCIGMGQAPGTGQVSLRTFPRNFPGRSGTRDDQVYLCSPETAAAAALHGRITDPRDLGLDMPYPRIEEPKQRVVDRSSIVYPNAEDTAAEVLRGPNIKPFPQLDALPENLRVTVAIKVGDNISTDGIMPAGNQVLPLRSNIEAISAYVFYQLDPDFPARCRELGAAAVVAGDNYGQGSSREHAALAPRYLGVRLKLAKSFARIHKANLCNFGILPLTFKNPADYDRLTEGAVLEIDGVRQRIERGDTEIPVRVNGTELLAVLSVSERQRACLLAGGTLNLVRKELG; encoded by the coding sequence ATGCCGAGCAATGTCACCCGTAAAGTTCTGGAAAACCACCTCGTCGAAGGCCGCTTGCTTCCCGGTGAGGAGATCGCTGTTCGCATCGATCATACCCTGCTGCAAGACGCAACCGGAACCATGGCCATGCTGGAGTTCGAAGCCTTGGGTCTGGAGAAGGTAAGGACGCAGTTGGCGGCGCAATATGTCGATCATAACCTGTTGCAGACGGATTTTAAAAACGCCGACGATCACCGCTATCTGCAAACGGCTTGCGCACGTTACGGTATCCATTTCAGCCGCCCCGGCAACGGCATTTCTCACCAGGTGCATCTGGAAAATTTCGGTCGCCCGGGATTGACCATGCTTGGTGCCGATAGTCATACCCCGGCTGCCGCCGGCCTTTCGATGCTGGCCATGGGGGCCGGGGGCCTCGATGTGGCGTTGGCCATGGCCGGCCGGGCCTATTATCTGCCCTGCCCAGAGGTGCTGGGGGTGAAACTGGTCGGTAAACTGCCCGATTGGGTCAGCGCCAAGGATATCATTCTCGAGATGCTGCGACGCTACGACGTCAAGGGCTGTCTGGGCAAGGTCGTCGAATATTACGGCCCCGGTGTCGCGACCCTGTCGGTGGAAGATCGCGCCGTGATCGGTAACATGGGTACCGAACTCGGCGCAACCAGTTCCATTTTTCCCTCCGACGATCAGACCCGCGCCTACCTGCAGTCCCAGGCGCGCGGTGATGTTTGGGTGGAGCTGCAGGCCGACCCCGGATCGACCTACGACGCCTACGACGAGATCGATCTGTCGACCCTAGAGCCTCTGATCGCCTGCCCGTCGTCGCCGGGCAAGGTTGTGACGGTGCGCGAGGTGGCCGGTATCCCCGTCGATCAGGTTATCGTCGGTTCCAGCGCCAACAGCGGTCTCAAGGATCTGTTGCGGGTGGTGCGTATCGTCGACGGGCGCCACAGCGCAGCCCATACCGATTTCCACATCAACCCCGGCAGCCGCCAGGTGCTGGAAAACGTGGCCGAAGCCGACGGCATTTTGCCGCTGATGCTGGCCGGAGCCAAGATCCACCAGTCCGGTTGTCTCGGCTGTATCGGCATGGGGCAGGCGCCAGGGACCGGCCAGGTCAGTCTGCGCACTTTCCCGCGCAATTTCCCGGGCCGCTCCGGTACCAGGGACGATCAGGTGTATCTCTGCTCACCGGAAACCGCCGCCGCGGCAGCGCTGCACGGGCGTATCACCGATCCGCGCGATCTCGGTCTCGATATGCCTTATCCTCGGATCGAAGAGCCCAAACAGCGGGTGGTCGACCGCTCGTCCATCGTTTATCCCAACGCGGAGGATACTGCGGCCGAGGTGTTGCGCGGTCCCAATATCAAACCCTTCCCACAGTTGGATGCCTTGCCCGAAAACCTGCGCGTGACAGTAGCGATCAAGGTCGGCGACAATATCTCCACCGACGGCATTATGCCCGCCGGCAACCAGGTGCTGCCGCTGCGTTCCAACATCGAGGCCATCAGCGCATACGTTTTTTATCAGCTCGATCCGGATTTTCCTGCCCGCTGCCGTGAACTGGGCGCGGCTGCGGTGGTCGCCGGCGATAACTACGGTCAGGGCTCCAGTCGCGAACATGCCGCCCTGGCGCCGCGTTATCTCGGCGTAAGACTGAAGCTGGCCAAGAGCTTCGCCCGTATTCACAAGGCCAATCTGTGCAATTTCGGTATATTGCCGCTGACCTTTAAAAATCCTGCCGATTATGATCGCTTGACAGAGGGCGCGGTTCTCGAGATTGACGGGGTGCGGCAACGTATCGAACGGGGCGATACCGAGATTCCCGTACGCGTGAACGGCACTGAACTTCTTGCTGTGCTGTCGGTATCGGAACGCCAGCGGGCCTGTCTGTTGGCAGGGGGAACGCTGAATCTGGTGCGCAAAGAATTGGGCTGA
- a CDS encoding rhomboid family intramembrane serine protease yields the protein MAPTVEHDPTLWRTIDPTRIEASMRQPLDADVARDWHLVLTAQGIDSRLQPLLGGWQLAVPAPELEKAVHELQLFTAENRDWPPLPPTATGFDNAWFNACLLAALALFHNITRLPNTPFSLRTEDWLHAGNAHVAAIRSGQWWRLATALTLHSGPLHLASNILIGGIFVIRLCRELGSGVGWFLLLLVGMAGNFLNSLIQPGYHQSVGASTAIFGAIGVLAALNARRHRLRLTRKWTLPLAAGLALLALLGTGERRTDLLAHLFGFLCGLLSGWFIAPLPQAGPRLNRWLGLLAALIIVLAWLLALQTIR from the coding sequence ATGGCCCCGACCGTCGAGCATGACCCCACCCTCTGGCGCACCATCGATCCGACCCGCATCGAGGCTTCCATGCGACAACCGCTGGATGCCGATGTGGCCCGCGATTGGCACCTGGTGCTGACGGCACAGGGCATCGATTCCCGCCTGCAGCCGCTCCTGGGGGGCTGGCAACTGGCCGTGCCCGCGCCGGAGCTGGAAAAAGCCGTACACGAGTTGCAACTCTTTACCGCGGAAAATCGGGATTGGCCGCCCCTGCCGCCAACAGCCACCGGATTCGACAACGCCTGGTTCAACGCCTGCCTTTTGGCCGCGCTGGCATTATTTCACAATATCACGCGTCTGCCAAACACCCCCTTCAGCCTGCGAACCGAGGATTGGCTGCATGCAGGCAACGCCCATGTCGCCGCGATCCGCAGCGGCCAATGGTGGCGTCTGGCCACCGCCCTGACGCTGCATTCCGGCCCATTGCACCTTGCAAGCAACATCCTCATCGGCGGGATATTCGTGATCCGCCTGTGCCGCGAACTCGGCTCGGGCGTCGGGTGGTTTCTGTTGTTGCTGGTCGGCATGGCCGGCAATTTTCTCAACAGCCTGATTCAACCCGGCTATCACCAGTCGGTGGGAGCCTCGACGGCCATTTTTGGCGCCATCGGCGTCCTGGCGGCCCTGAACGCCCGGCGTCACCGTTTGCGGCTGACAAGGAAATGGACCCTACCGCTGGCCGCCGGCCTGGCGCTTCTGGCCCTGCTCGGTACCGGTGAACGCCGCACCGACCTGCTGGCGCACCTGTTCGGATTTCTGTGCGGCCTGCTGTCAGGCTGGTTCATCGCGCCGCTGCCGCAGGCCGGTCCCCGCCTCAATCGCTGGCTGGGGCTGCTGGCGGCCTTGATTATAGTGCTGGCATGGTTGTTAGCCTTGCAGACCATCAGGTAA
- the lspA gene encoding signal peptidase II, which translates to MKLAQFRILLLIATLVVAVDQLTKGLIVRCLKLHEALPVVPNFFDLVYVRNKGAAFGILANTEYRVPFFIITTSVAVVFLAWFYRQYRPDQVLGRCAVSLVLGGAIGNLIDRVRFGEVVDFLDVHWYQYHWPAFNVADSAICVGVGMLLLAQWRDGIRHQA; encoded by the coding sequence ATGAAACTGGCCCAATTTCGTATATTGCTGCTGATCGCCACCCTGGTGGTGGCCGTTGACCAGCTTACGAAGGGACTCATCGTGCGCTGCCTGAAATTGCACGAGGCCCTGCCGGTGGTGCCGAATTTTTTCGATCTGGTGTACGTGCGCAATAAGGGTGCGGCCTTCGGCATCCTGGCCAATACCGAATACCGGGTGCCCTTTTTTATCATCACCACCTCGGTGGCCGTGGTTTTCCTGGCGTGGTTTTATCGCCAGTATCGGCCCGATCAGGTGCTGGGGCGATGCGCCGTAAGTCTGGTGCTCGGTGGCGCGATCGGCAATCTCATCGACCGGGTACGGTTTGGAGAAGTTGTCGATTTTCTCGATGTCCACTGGTATCAGTACCACTGGCCGGCTTTCAACGTGGCGGACTCGGCCATCTGTGTCGGTGTGGGTATGTTACTGCTGGCCCAGTGGCGGGATGGCATTCGGCACCAGGCCTAG
- a CDS encoding DUF4911 domain-containing protein, with product MLEKLYFIVSRKDIGYMRFILESYDGLLFMRTIDAAKGLIEVGFHPSRRQDALALLQSLTVEVGLEPADPPADLAEL from the coding sequence ATGCTGGAAAAGCTTTATTTTATCGTATCCCGCAAGGATATCGGTTATATGCGGTTCATTCTCGAAAGCTATGACGGGCTGCTGTTTATGCGTACCATCGATGCGGCAAAAGGGCTCATTGAAGTAGGCTTTCACCCGTCGCGGCGTCAGGATGCCTTGGCGTTGTTGCAATCCCTGACTGTAGAAGTCGGCCTGGAGCCAGCGGACCCTCCCGCGGATCTGGCGGAGCTGTAG
- a CDS encoding NAD(P)H-dependent oxidoreductase, producing MKIIVLNGSPKGEQSITMQYVRYLGKKFPQHEFPILHIARDIQQIEGNPQRFKEILESIAEADGVLWGMPLYYLMVHAHLKRFIELLWERQVTDVFKGKYALAIATSVHFYDHTALQYMRTVCADLQMCFIDAFSADMQDLLKEQHRRQLLIFAENAFRTIEQHGPTFTTPLPAASTPPIYLPGADPAPLDTHDRTILIITDAVDPEDNQSRMVKRLLANFGNRAEVVNLHDLNIKSSCMGCIQCGYDNRCPLEDLDDFIPFYRDKVMTADILIYAGTIKDRYLSARWKSFFDRSFFMGHTPTVRNKQVGIILAGPLSQNGHLREILEGYFEMMQANLVGIVGDESDGTTPLDILLDLLAQRLIAYKEQDYIKPRTFLGIAGSKLLRDEIWGRLRFPFVADHRFFKHHKGYDFPHRNWRVRLKNGLLLLLARMPPIRKKIYRQHLKGEMIKSLQKVVDEA from the coding sequence ATGAAGATCATCGTATTAAACGGCAGCCCCAAGGGCGAGCAGAGTATCACCATGCAATATGTCCGCTACCTCGGCAAAAAGTTTCCCCAGCACGAGTTCCCCATTCTGCATATTGCCCGCGATATCCAACAAATCGAAGGCAATCCACAACGGTTCAAAGAGATTCTCGAAAGTATTGCGGAAGCTGACGGCGTCCTCTGGGGGATGCCTCTTTACTACCTAATGGTGCATGCCCACTTGAAACGCTTTATCGAGCTCCTCTGGGAGCGCCAGGTGACCGACGTCTTCAAAGGTAAATACGCTCTTGCCATAGCGACCTCGGTACACTTCTACGACCACACCGCCCTGCAGTATATGCGGACCGTATGCGCGGACCTGCAGATGTGCTTTATCGATGCCTTTTCCGCCGACATGCAGGATTTACTCAAAGAACAACACCGTCGACAGCTGTTGATCTTTGCCGAAAACGCCTTCCGGACCATCGAGCAACATGGGCCGACCTTCACGACACCGCTCCCGGCGGCCTCCACCCCACCGATCTATCTACCGGGTGCGGACCCGGCACCACTCGATACCCACGACCGGACCATTCTGATCATCACGGACGCCGTAGACCCCGAGGACAATCAGTCAAGAATGGTCAAACGGTTACTGGCCAATTTCGGCAACCGGGCCGAAGTCGTCAACCTTCACGACCTGAATATCAAGAGCAGTTGCATGGGCTGTATTCAATGCGGCTATGACAACCGTTGTCCGCTGGAAGACCTCGATGACTTTATCCCTTTTTATCGTGACAAGGTCATGACCGCCGACATACTGATCTATGCCGGCACCATAAAGGATCGTTATCTGTCAGCACGCTGGAAAAGCTTTTTTGACCGCAGCTTCTTCATGGGCCACACGCCAACGGTACGCAACAAGCAGGTCGGCATCATCCTGGCCGGACCATTAAGCCAGAATGGACACTTACGGGAGATTCTCGAAGGCTATTTTGAAATGATGCAGGCAAACCTGGTGGGGATTGTCGGGGACGAAAGCGACGGCACAACGCCCCTTGATATACTGCTTGATCTGCTGGCGCAACGATTGATCGCGTATAAAGAACAGGATTATATAAAGCCCAGGACCTTCCTCGGCATTGCCGGCAGCAAACTCCTGCGAGATGAAATATGGGGGCGCCTGCGTTTTCCTTTCGTAGCAGACCACCGGTTTTTCAAGCACCACAAGGGCTACGATTTCCCACACCGAAACTGGCGCGTCCGACTTAAAAACGGTCTTTTGCTGTTATTGGCAAGGATGCCCCCGATCCGGAAAAAAATTTACCGACAGCACTTGAAAGGGGAGATGATCAAATCGCTACAGAAGGTGGTTGATGAGGCATGA
- a CDS encoding mechanosensitive ion channel family protein: MSDFLATLDAIFHETFLGISAGRFAAAFGIVIAALILKKVFGHIFVNVIFPLATRTKSRYDDEFLNCIRKPSEFLVVIIGLFIAVQVLQLPTTPVDTRRGAHAVLKVLVTFDIGWALFNLVSLLDIFLSSWVAKTESTLDDHLLPFIRKSLRAFIIFLAAIMTIQNLGYSISGLLASLGIGGLAVALAAKDTLSNIFGSFMIILDRPFLIGDWVKAGDMEGVVEEVGFRSTKIRTFAKTLITVPNNIIANLSIDNFSRMPKRRIKLNVGVTYETSPAQMRRAVSMIREMLTAHPAIQQDFFLVNFTDFGASSLDIMVYCFTTTTVWGEYLDAREDVCLKIMDILESLDLEIAFPSRSIYLRETQDDENGAAALQTPTAPV; this comes from the coding sequence ATGAGTGACTTTCTGGCGACACTGGATGCCATTTTCCACGAAACCTTTCTCGGTATCAGCGCCGGGCGATTTGCCGCAGCCTTCGGCATCGTGATCGCCGCCCTGATCCTGAAAAAGGTTTTCGGCCATATCTTTGTCAATGTCATCTTCCCCTTGGCTACACGTACCAAGAGCCGCTATGACGACGAATTTCTTAATTGTATCCGTAAACCGTCCGAATTTCTGGTGGTCATCATCGGTCTTTTCATCGCCGTGCAGGTATTGCAGCTGCCGACCACGCCGGTCGATACCCGTCGCGGTGCCCATGCCGTCCTCAAGGTATTGGTAACCTTCGATATCGGCTGGGCCCTGTTTAACCTGGTCAGCCTGCTCGACATTTTTTTATCCTCCTGGGTCGCCAAAACCGAATCGACCCTCGATGATCACCTGCTGCCCTTCATCCGCAAGAGTCTGCGGGCGTTCATCATCTTCCTGGCGGCGATCATGACCATTCAGAACCTCGGCTATTCCATCTCCGGGCTGCTGGCGTCCCTGGGGATCGGCGGTCTGGCCGTAGCTTTGGCGGCCAAGGACACCCTGTCCAATATTTTCGGCTCGTTCATGATCATTCTCGACCGGCCGTTTCTTATCGGCGACTGGGTCAAGGCCGGGGATATGGAGGGGGTGGTCGAAGAGGTCGGTTTTCGTTCGACCAAGATCCGCACATTTGCCAAGACCCTTATCACCGTCCCCAACAACATTATCGCCAATCTGTCCATCGACAATTTCAGCCGCATGCCCAAACGACGTATCAAGCTTAATGTCGGGGTCACTTACGAAACAAGCCCGGCACAAATGCGCCGGGCCGTCTCCATGATCCGTGAAATGTTGACTGCACATCCCGCAATCCAGCAGGATTTTTTCCTGGTCAATTTTACCGATTTCGGCGCCTCGTCCCTCGACATCATGGTCTACTGCTTTACCACCACGACCGTTTGGGGCGAATACCTCGATGCACGTGAAGATGTCTGCCTGAAGATCATGGATATTCTGGAAAGCCTCGATCTCGAAATCGCCTTTCCCAGTCGCTCGATCTACCTGCGTGAAACACAAGACGATGAGAACGGAGCCGCAGCGTTGCAGACACCGACGGCACCGGTTTGA